In one Umezawaea sp. Da 62-37 genomic region, the following are encoded:
- a CDS encoding alpha/beta hydrolase encodes MGALVAVVMVLIGSVASAGTSQSEPLVGRAVFNPAFTHGTVSVEGAVLHYVRGGSGPPLVLLHGWPQTWWEWKGVMPALAAHNTVIAFDLPGLGTSSIPADGYDKATTAKRIREGVRKLGYRQISILSHDTGSLIAYPYARDYPGEVVRLAVLETPLSGFGLEDIYGVSWHLGFNQAPAPIPETIMDNEDVSTYLGMMFANTHHPERIDQQAFIRAYANPARRTAGYNYYRAFPTDIANNQAGVGTRLKMPILAMGAQHTFGPFVAQSFRQVGDDVREVVAPDSGHWIAEENPGFLIDCAALFFGPAGVSAPRAELAGCVA; translated from the coding sequence GTGGGCGCCCTGGTCGCGGTGGTGATGGTGCTCATCGGGTCGGTCGCCAGCGCGGGCACCTCGCAGAGCGAACCGCTGGTGGGCCGTGCCGTGTTCAACCCGGCGTTCACCCACGGCACCGTCAGCGTCGAGGGCGCCGTGCTGCACTACGTCCGCGGCGGCTCCGGCCCGCCGCTGGTGCTGCTGCACGGCTGGCCGCAGACCTGGTGGGAGTGGAAGGGCGTCATGCCCGCCCTGGCCGCGCACAACACCGTGATCGCGTTCGACCTGCCCGGCCTGGGCACGTCCAGCATCCCGGCCGACGGCTACGACAAGGCCACCACCGCCAAGCGCATCCGCGAGGGCGTCCGCAAGTTGGGCTACCGCCAGATCTCCATCCTTTCCCACGACACCGGCAGCCTCATCGCCTACCCGTACGCCAGGGACTACCCCGGCGAGGTGGTGCGCCTCGCCGTGCTGGAGACCCCGCTGTCCGGCTTCGGCCTGGAGGACATCTACGGCGTCAGCTGGCACCTGGGCTTCAACCAGGCACCGGCCCCGATCCCCGAGACCATCATGGACAACGAGGACGTCAGCACCTACCTCGGCATGATGTTCGCCAACACCCACCACCCGGAGCGCATCGACCAGCAGGCGTTCATCCGCGCCTACGCCAACCCCGCGCGCCGCACCGCGGGCTACAACTACTACCGCGCCTTCCCGACCGACATCGCCAACAACCAGGCGGGCGTGGGCACCCGCCTGAAGATGCCGATCCTGGCGATGGGCGCGCAGCACACGTTCGGCCCGTTCGTGGCCCAGTCCTTCCGCCAGGTCGGCGACGACGTCCGCGAGGTCGTCGCCCCCGACTCCGGCCACTGGATCGCCGAGGAGAACCCCGGCTTCCTGATCGACTGCGCGGCCTTGTTCTTCGGCCCCGCGGGCGTTTCGGCCCCGCGTGCCGAACTGGCGGGCTGCGTGGCCTGA
- a CDS encoding putative glycoside hydrolase, translated as MAATLLVTVVTAPEAGAVEDPPSADPGRPRSFWLHLDSSPISDADIAKHAKTRAYVVLNAWEGAMVGKFRKANPDIKVFVYKDLSSTRSYACHRGADDPEIPAGVGFCEADKAHPEWFLRSSRGKRFEYSGYPGHWQMDVGNTAYQDRWAANVIKSAKKGGFDGVLMDNALFTCDTYHVGVCPTAHPTDKSFQAAYRAMFANMRKRFADADLLTVANLANARLHPGMWDAYTENLDGGFDEWWLAFGGSDLLPEAPEGWGSQAAQIASNEARDKITWVQPHFTANDDRSFRYALASYFLVQDGLAAIAEATATDDYGDPSPPHPEYGWDLGKPTGPYRSIGTKLLRRDFACGTVVVNANPTASAPVRVPLPSKHLDEHGARVTSVSLPGTSGSILRRAC; from the coding sequence ATGGCCGCCACCCTGCTGGTGACCGTGGTGACAGCCCCGGAAGCGGGTGCCGTCGAAGATCCCCCGTCCGCCGACCCAGGCAGGCCCCGGTCGTTCTGGCTGCACCTGGACAGCTCGCCGATCTCCGACGCCGACATCGCGAAGCACGCGAAAACACGGGCCTACGTCGTCCTGAACGCATGGGAAGGCGCGATGGTCGGCAAGTTCAGGAAAGCGAACCCCGATATCAAGGTGTTCGTGTACAAAGACCTGTCGTCCACCCGCAGCTACGCATGCCACCGCGGTGCCGACGACCCGGAAATTCCCGCGGGTGTCGGGTTCTGCGAAGCGGACAAGGCACACCCTGAGTGGTTCCTGCGCAGTTCGCGGGGCAAGCGGTTCGAATACAGCGGATATCCCGGCCACTGGCAGATGGACGTCGGCAACACCGCCTACCAGGACAGGTGGGCAGCTAACGTGATCAAGAGTGCCAAGAAGGGCGGCTTCGACGGCGTGCTGATGGACAACGCCCTGTTCACCTGCGACACCTACCACGTGGGCGTGTGCCCGACGGCCCACCCGACCGACAAGTCGTTCCAGGCGGCGTACCGGGCGATGTTCGCGAACATGCGCAAGCGGTTCGCCGACGCGGACCTCCTGACGGTCGCGAACCTCGCGAACGCCCGCCTGCACCCCGGCATGTGGGACGCCTACACCGAGAACCTCGACGGCGGTTTCGACGAGTGGTGGCTCGCGTTCGGCGGCTCCGACCTGCTGCCGGAGGCGCCCGAGGGGTGGGGCAGCCAGGCGGCGCAGATCGCCTCCAACGAGGCGAGGGACAAGATCACCTGGGTCCAGCCGCACTTCACGGCCAACGACGACCGCTCGTTCCGGTACGCCCTCGCCAGCTACTTCCTGGTCCAGGACGGTCTGGCCGCCATCGCGGAGGCCACGGCCACCGACGACTACGGCGACCCGTCCCCACCGCACCCCGAGTACGGATGGGACCTCGGCAAGCCGACGGGCCCGTACCGGTCCATCGGCACCAAGCTGCTCCGCCGCGACTTCGCCTGCGGCACCGTCGTGGTCAACGCCAACCCCACCGCCAGCGCGCCGGTCCGGGTCCCCCTGCCCTCCAAGCACCTCGACGAGCACGGCGCACGGGTCACCTCCGTCTCCCTGCCCGGCACGTCCGGCTCGATCCTGCGCCGCGCCTGCTGA
- a CDS encoding SDR family oxidoreductase — MTRHALVTGVSSGIGLAIARRLLDDGWAVTGLSRGEPPLRDERLTWRGTDLGDPDAVRAAVHDAPAADAVVHAAGLQRSARLGELSTRDGADMWRVHVEAASVLVDAAVGRMPRGARIVLIGSRTMTGVPGKSQYSATKAALVGMARSWAGELVGRAITVNVVAPGPTDTPMLRDPGRAATPVRLPPTGALIDPAEIAGTVSFLLGPDARSITGQTLVVCAGTSLGL, encoded by the coding sequence GTGACCAGGCACGCCCTGGTCACCGGTGTCAGCTCCGGTATCGGCCTGGCGATCGCGCGCAGGCTGCTCGACGACGGCTGGGCGGTGACCGGGCTCAGCCGGGGCGAACCGCCGCTGCGCGACGAGCGGCTCACCTGGCGTGGCACGGACCTCGGCGACCCGGACGCGGTGCGGGCCGCCGTGCACGACGCGCCCGCCGCCGACGCCGTGGTGCACGCCGCGGGTCTGCAACGCTCGGCCCGGCTGGGGGAGCTGTCCACGCGCGACGGCGCCGACATGTGGCGCGTGCACGTGGAAGCGGCCTCGGTGCTGGTCGACGCGGCGGTGGGCCGGATGCCGCGCGGCGCCCGGATCGTGCTCATCGGCAGCCGCACCATGACCGGCGTGCCGGGCAAGAGCCAGTACTCGGCGACGAAGGCCGCCCTGGTGGGGATGGCGCGGTCGTGGGCGGGGGAACTGGTGGGGCGGGCGATCACGGTCAACGTGGTGGCGCCCGGCCCGACCGACACGCCGATGCTGCGCGATCCCGGCCGGGCCGCCACGCCCGTCCGGCTGCCGCCGACGGGTGCGCTGATCGACCCGGCCGAGATCGCCGGAACCGTGTCGTTCCTGCTGGGGCCGGACGCCCGGAGCATCACCGGGCAGACCCTCGTCGTGTGCGCCGGAACGTCACTGGGGCTGTGA
- a CDS encoding exo-alpha-sialidase — MSVRTDAFDGVLRTRADDPERRDALLPAPAVQNHAANLTTLPGGDLACVWFGGTQEGVPDISVWCSRLPTGGDTWSSPVRLSDDGTRSEQNPVLFTAPGGDVWLLWTAQVAGNQDTAEVRCRISTDGGRAWGPTTTLFPATATGGVFVRQPVVVLDSGRWLLPVFHCVSVPGRKWVGDLDTSAVMVSDDSGETWSEVAVPRSTGFVHMNVVPLPDGTLAAFYRSRFADFVHRSTSTDGGASWTAPSPVRDLPNNNSSIQVVRLSDDRLAAVFNDSSARDATERRLSLYDEIDDDGLAEQAAPTEEFGTAFWGAPRAPMTLALSVDGGFTWPVRRNLEVGDGYCLTNNSRDGLNREFSYPTVHQAADGSLDIAFTYFRQTIEHVRVPPSWVR; from the coding sequence GTGAGCGTGCGGACGGACGCGTTCGACGGGGTCCTCCGCACCCGCGCCGACGACCCCGAACGGCGCGACGCGCTGCTGCCCGCGCCCGCCGTGCAGAACCACGCGGCGAACCTCACGACGCTGCCGGGTGGCGACCTGGCCTGCGTGTGGTTCGGCGGGACGCAGGAGGGCGTGCCGGACATCAGCGTGTGGTGCTCCCGGCTGCCCACCGGCGGTGACACCTGGTCCTCGCCGGTCAGGCTGTCCGACGACGGCACGCGCTCCGAGCAGAACCCGGTCCTGTTCACCGCGCCCGGCGGCGACGTCTGGCTGCTGTGGACGGCCCAGGTCGCGGGCAACCAGGACACCGCCGAGGTGCGCTGCCGGATCTCCACCGACGGGGGCCGCGCGTGGGGGCCGACCACGACGCTGTTCCCCGCCACCGCCACCGGCGGGGTGTTCGTCCGCCAGCCGGTCGTGGTGCTCGACTCGGGCCGGTGGCTGCTGCCGGTGTTCCACTGCGTATCCGTGCCGGGCCGCAAGTGGGTCGGGGACCTGGACACCAGCGCCGTGATGGTCTCCGACGACTCGGGGGAGACCTGGAGCGAGGTCGCCGTGCCGAGGAGCACCGGGTTCGTGCACATGAACGTCGTGCCGCTGCCGGACGGGACCCTGGCCGCGTTCTACCGCAGCCGGTTCGCCGACTTCGTGCACCGCTCCACGTCCACCGACGGCGGTGCGTCGTGGACGGCCCCGAGTCCGGTGCGCGACCTGCCCAACAACAACTCCTCGATCCAGGTCGTCCGGCTCTCCGACGACCGGCTCGCGGCGGTGTTCAACGACAGCAGCGCCCGCGACGCCACCGAGCGCAGGCTCTCGCTGTACGACGAGATCGACGACGACGGCCTCGCCGAGCAGGCGGCGCCGACGGAGGAGTTCGGGACCGCGTTCTGGGGAGCGCCCCGCGCGCCGATGACCCTCGCGCTGTCGGTCGACGGCGGGTTCACCTGGCCGGTGCGGCGGAACCTGGAGGTCGGCGACGGCTACTGCCTGACCAACAACTCCCGCGACGGCCTCAACCGCGAGTTCTCCTACCCGACGGTCCACCAGGCCGCGGACGGCTCGCTCGACATCGCGTTCACCTACTTCCGGCAGACCATCGAGCACGTCCGCGTGCCGCCGTCATGGGTTCGGTGA
- a CDS encoding aldolase/citrate lyase family protein: protein MSASEFARKIRARERVVGYWCVLDAPVATERLARLGYDYVCLDGQHGLLGYSGLLSGLTAIDAGGTATGLVRVEANNATPIGRALDAGAGGVIVPLIDTAADAAAAVTAAKYGPEGKRSYGPMRSALRIGPTPAEANAATVVLVMIETAQGLANVEEICATPGLDGVYVGPSDLMLALGGARPGDPALSAEFEAALTRVREAAAAAGIAAGIHTMDGASAAKRLAEGYTFASISSDLTHLEDSAAAHLAASRGES, encoded by the coding sequence ATGTCCGCGAGCGAGTTCGCCCGCAAGATCCGCGCCCGTGAACGAGTCGTCGGCTACTGGTGCGTGCTCGACGCGCCGGTGGCGACCGAGCGCCTCGCGCGGCTCGGCTACGACTACGTGTGCCTGGACGGCCAGCACGGCCTGCTCGGCTACTCGGGCCTGCTGAGCGGGCTGACCGCGATCGACGCGGGCGGCACGGCCACCGGCCTGGTGCGGGTGGAGGCCAACAACGCCACCCCCATCGGCCGCGCCTTGGACGCGGGCGCGGGCGGCGTGATCGTGCCGCTGATCGACACCGCCGCCGACGCGGCCGCCGCCGTGACCGCGGCCAAGTACGGGCCGGAGGGCAAGCGGTCCTACGGCCCCATGCGGTCCGCGCTGCGCATCGGCCCCACGCCCGCCGAGGCCAACGCCGCCACGGTCGTCCTGGTGATGATCGAGACCGCGCAGGGCCTGGCCAACGTCGAGGAGATCTGCGCGACGCCCGGCCTGGACGGCGTCTACGTCGGCCCGTCCGACCTCATGCTCGCCCTGGGCGGCGCCCGCCCCGGCGACCCAGCCCTGTCCGCCGAGTTCGAGGCCGCGCTGACCCGCGTCCGCGAGGCCGCCGCCGCGGCCGGGATCGCGGCGGGCATCCACACCATGGACGGCGCGAGCGCCGCGAAGCGGCTGGCCGAGGGGTACACGTTCGCCTCGATCTCCTCTGACCTCACGCACCTGGAGGACAGCGCCGCCGCCCACCTCGCCGCGTCGCGGGGCGAGTCGTGA
- a CDS encoding aldo/keto reductase yields the protein MSTFSLSRLVLGTMTFGDTVDAAGARRMVDAALDAGITGIDTANGYAGGASEEILRDLLPSRRDSVVLATKAGIPHPDAEGAPPLSPVALRACLLGSLRRLGVDHVDLFYLHQPDRATPLAETVAELGKLVAEGLIGAIGVSNFAAWQIAELNRECDAQGVPRPVAAQQLYNLLARRVEDEYLEFARVTGLLTVVYNPLGGGLLTGRHTFAERPTEGRFGDSRLAAMYTRRYWDDRLFAAVTALSAVAAGAGIPLTELSLRWLLSQDDVGSVLLGGSRVEHLVANVEAASAGPLPADVLAACDEVGAALRGPMPAYNR from the coding sequence GTGAGCACGTTCAGCCTGTCCCGGCTGGTGCTGGGCACGATGACGTTCGGCGACACCGTCGACGCGGCGGGCGCGCGCCGCATGGTCGACGCCGCGCTGGACGCCGGGATCACCGGGATCGACACCGCGAACGGGTACGCCGGGGGAGCGTCGGAGGAGATCCTGCGTGACCTGCTGCCCAGCCGCCGCGACTCCGTCGTGCTGGCCACCAAGGCGGGCATCCCGCACCCCGACGCCGAAGGCGCGCCGCCGTTGTCGCCGGTCGCGCTGCGCGCCTGCCTGCTGGGCAGCCTGCGGCGGCTCGGCGTGGACCACGTCGACCTGTTCTACCTGCACCAGCCGGACCGGGCGACGCCCCTCGCCGAGACGGTCGCCGAACTGGGCAAACTCGTCGCGGAGGGGCTCATCGGCGCGATCGGGGTGTCCAACTTCGCCGCGTGGCAGATCGCGGAGCTGAACCGCGAGTGCGACGCCCAAGGTGTGCCGCGACCCGTTGCCGCGCAACAGCTCTACAACCTGCTGGCCCGCCGCGTCGAGGACGAGTACCTGGAGTTCGCCCGCGTGACCGGGCTGCTCACGGTCGTCTACAACCCGCTCGGCGGCGGCCTGCTCACCGGCAGGCACACGTTCGCCGAACGGCCCACCGAGGGCCGGTTCGGCGACTCCCGACTGGCCGCGATGTACACCCGGCGCTACTGGGACGACCGGCTGTTCGCCGCCGTGACCGCGCTGTCCGCCGTGGCCGCCGGTGCCGGGATCCCGCTGACCGAACTGTCGCTGCGGTGGCTGCTCAGCCAGGACGACGTGGGGTCGGTGCTGCTCGGCGGCTCCCGCGTCGAACACCTGGTGGCCAACGTCGAGGCCGCCTCCGCGGGACCGCTGCCCGCCGACGTGCTGGCCGCCTGCGACGAGGTCGGTGCCGCCCTCCGCGGCCCCATGCCCGCCTACAACCGCTGA
- a CDS encoding ATP-binding cassette domain-containing protein produces MTAPLLEVRNLVVEYPVRGGAFRAVDDVSFTVHKGRTLAVVGESGCGKSTVAGAIVRLIRPTSGEILLDGTDIAGLTERRLRPLRPKVQMVFQDPYASLDPHLSAQDIVAEPLRLRGVRSAADRRAQAAGLIDRVGLPSSALDRRPAEFSGGQRQRIGIARALASSPELLVCDEATSALDVSVQAQVLALLEDLQRDTGLTCIVISHNLGVVRRISSDVVVMKAGRVVESGPTADVLAAPKEPYTRALRRAALDPTAMTGRKPRSFVTPREEVTA; encoded by the coding sequence ATGACCGCACCGCTGCTCGAAGTGCGCAACCTCGTGGTGGAGTACCCGGTGCGCGGCGGCGCGTTCCGCGCGGTCGACGACGTCAGCTTCACCGTCCACAAGGGCCGCACGCTGGCCGTCGTCGGCGAGTCCGGCTGCGGCAAGTCCACCGTCGCCGGGGCGATCGTGCGGCTGATCCGGCCGACCTCGGGCGAGATCCTGCTGGACGGCACGGACATCGCCGGGCTCACCGAGCGGCGGCTGCGCCCGTTGCGGCCGAAGGTGCAGATGGTGTTCCAGGACCCGTACGCCTCGCTCGACCCGCACCTGAGCGCGCAGGACATCGTGGCCGAACCCTTGCGGCTGCGCGGTGTGCGCTCGGCGGCGGACCGGCGGGCGCAGGCGGCCGGGCTGATCGACCGGGTGGGGCTGCCGTCGAGCGCGCTGGACCGGCGGCCCGCCGAGTTCTCCGGCGGCCAGCGGCAGCGCATCGGCATCGCCAGGGCGCTGGCCAGCAGTCCCGAGCTGCTGGTGTGCGACGAGGCGACCAGCGCGCTGGACGTGTCGGTGCAGGCTCAGGTGCTGGCGCTGCTGGAGGACCTCCAGCGCGACACCGGTCTCACGTGCATAGTCATCTCGCACAACCTGGGCGTGGTGCGGCGGATCAGCTCCGACGTGGTGGTGATGAAGGCGGGCAGGGTCGTCGAGTCCGGCCCCACCGCCGACGTGCTGGCCGCGCCGAAGGAGCCGTACACCCGTGCGCTGCGCCGGGCCGCGCTCGACCCGACCGCCATGACCGGGCGCAAGCCGCGGTCGTTCGTCACACCACGGGAGGAGGTCACCGCGTGA
- a CDS encoding ABC transporter ATP-binding protein translates to MTTALLDVEDLQVELITAGGVVRAVDGVSFTIGEGETVTVIGESGSGKSTTAMAVLGLLPDDLAVLSGSVRFGGTDVIADPKALHGVRGRTVSLIPQDPMTALSPVHTIGRQLVGAVRLRHPELGKADAGARAVELLDLVHVPRAADQLGRYPHQLSGGMLQRVLIAIALAGEPRLLVADEPTSALDVTVQAGILALLLELQESTGIGILMITHDLGVARLVSDRIHVMRDGRFVESGDVESVVDDPQDEYTRKLLAAVPVLGPWDEDSADDTETAGVDR, encoded by the coding sequence GTGACCACCGCGCTGCTGGACGTCGAGGACCTCCAGGTCGAGCTGATCACCGCCGGGGGCGTCGTGCGCGCCGTGGACGGCGTCAGCTTCACCATCGGCGAGGGCGAGACCGTCACCGTCATCGGCGAGTCCGGCTCGGGCAAGTCGACCACGGCGATGGCCGTGCTCGGCCTGCTCCCGGACGACCTGGCCGTGCTGTCGGGTTCCGTGCGCTTCGGCGGGACCGACGTGATCGCCGACCCGAAGGCGCTGCACGGGGTGCGCGGCCGGACGGTGTCGCTGATCCCGCAGGACCCGATGACCGCGCTCAGCCCCGTGCACACGATCGGGCGACAGCTCGTCGGCGCGGTGCGGCTGCGCCACCCGGAGCTGGGCAAGGCCGACGCCGGGGCCCGCGCGGTGGAGCTGCTGGACCTGGTGCACGTGCCGCGCGCGGCCGACCAGCTCGGCCGCTACCCGCACCAGCTCTCCGGCGGGATGCTGCAACGCGTCCTCATCGCCATCGCGCTGGCCGGGGAGCCCCGGCTGCTGGTGGCCGACGAGCCGACCAGCGCGCTCGACGTGACCGTGCAGGCGGGCATCCTCGCGCTGCTGCTGGAACTCCAGGAGAGCACCGGCATCGGCATCCTGATGATCACCCACGACCTGGGCGTGGCCCGACTGGTGTCCGACCGCATCCACGTGATGCGCGACGGCCGGTTCGTCGAGTCGGGCGACGTCGAGTCCGTCGTGGACGACCCCCAGGACGAGTACACCCGCAAGCTGCTCGCCGCCGTCCCGGTGCTGGGACCGTGGGACGAGGACTCCGCCGACGACACCGAGACCGCTGGAGTGGACCGATGA
- a CDS encoding ABC transporter permease yields MSTTHTDPVRVAPRPAPRPSAVTAKHLARAKVTRQARGARIKLWAGLVCTLLVVIPVALARVLPMPGPDQQDLAARRLAPLTGGHLFGTDQLGRDLLSRVLHGGQVSLLVGLLAVVVSGVIGIVLGASAGYFGGWVDAIVSRLLEAQLSLPLLMMLLLVIALFGPSIPVITFVIAIAQWPEVARITRSLVLVEREKPYVAAARILGLHRFAILLRHVLPNVVKQASLVVLLLLAQAVLLESALSYLGAGPQRPFATWGRIISDGQDYITTSWWMVTLPGLVIVALVVGVNLLGDGLRDRARRRKVSTS; encoded by the coding sequence GTGAGCACCACCCACACCGACCCCGTGCGCGTGGCACCGCGGCCCGCGCCCCGGCCCAGCGCCGTCACCGCGAAGCACCTGGCCCGCGCGAAGGTCACCCGGCAGGCCAGGGGAGCGCGCATCAAGCTGTGGGCGGGCCTGGTCTGCACGCTGCTCGTCGTCATCCCCGTCGCGCTCGCCAGGGTGCTGCCGATGCCCGGCCCCGACCAGCAGGACCTGGCCGCGCGCAGGCTCGCGCCGCTGACCGGTGGTCACCTGTTCGGCACCGACCAGCTCGGCCGCGACCTGCTGTCCCGCGTCCTGCACGGCGGCCAGGTGTCGCTGCTGGTCGGCCTGCTCGCCGTCGTCGTGTCCGGCGTGATCGGCATCGTCCTCGGCGCGTCCGCCGGGTACTTCGGCGGCTGGGTCGACGCGATCGTGTCGCGGCTGCTGGAGGCGCAGCTCTCGTTGCCGCTGCTGATGATGCTGCTGCTCGTGATCGCCCTGTTCGGGCCGTCCATCCCGGTCATCACGTTCGTCATCGCCATCGCCCAGTGGCCCGAGGTCGCCCGGATCACCCGGTCGCTCGTGCTGGTGGAGCGGGAGAAGCCGTACGTGGCCGCGGCCAGGATCCTGGGCCTGCACCGGTTCGCGATCCTGCTGCGCCACGTGCTGCCCAACGTCGTGAAGCAGGCCAGCCTCGTGGTCCTGCTGCTGCTCGCCCAGGCCGTCCTGCTGGAGAGCGCCCTGTCCTACCTCGGAGCCGGTCCGCAGCGGCCGTTCGCCACGTGGGGCCGCATCATCTCCGACGGGCAGGACTACATCACCACCTCGTGGTGGATGGTCACCCTGCCCGGCCTCGTCATCGTCGCCCTCGTCGTGGGCGTCAACCTGCTGGGAGACGGCCTGCGCGACCGCGCCCGCCGTCGGAAGGTGAGCACCTCGTGA
- a CDS encoding ABC transporter permease, with translation MVPYLLKRLGQSVLTVFLTISAVFVLIRLAPGDPAAAYAGPLATSDDLAKIRTAFGLDRSLVEQYLVFLKGILTGDLGTSYSFRSPALDVVLDRLPFTITLAVAAILLTVVVSVPLGVWMARRADTARELSANVVTIAGQSMPDFWSGIMLLTVFAVLVPVLPASGFATWGGLVLPAVTVAILQVALISRLVRGEMAKNLTAPYLTVARSRGVSERALVWRYAMANSSIPVLTALGTRFASMLNGVVVVEVVFAWPGVGSLVVRALETRDYPLIQATVLVTAALAVAVQLLVDLAYPLLDPRVRLGKKVSA, from the coding sequence GTGGTGCCCTACCTGCTCAAGCGGCTCGGCCAGAGCGTCCTCACGGTGTTCCTGACGATCTCCGCGGTGTTCGTGCTGATCCGCCTGGCACCGGGCGACCCGGCCGCCGCCTACGCCGGACCGCTCGCTACCAGCGACGACCTGGCGAAGATCCGCACCGCCTTCGGGCTCGACCGCTCGCTGGTCGAGCAGTACCTGGTGTTCCTCAAGGGCATCCTCACCGGCGACCTCGGCACGAGCTACTCGTTCCGCTCGCCCGCCCTGGACGTCGTGCTCGACCGGCTGCCGTTCACCATCACCCTCGCGGTCGCCGCGATCCTGCTCACCGTCGTGGTGTCCGTGCCGCTGGGCGTGTGGATGGCCCGGCGCGCCGACACCGCCCGCGAGCTGTCGGCCAACGTGGTGACCATCGCGGGCCAGTCCATGCCCGACTTCTGGAGCGGCATCATGCTGCTCACGGTCTTCGCGGTGCTGGTCCCGGTGCTCCCGGCGTCCGGCTTCGCCACCTGGGGCGGCCTGGTGCTGCCCGCGGTGACCGTCGCGATCCTCCAGGTCGCGCTCATCTCCCGGCTGGTGCGCGGTGAGATGGCCAAGAACCTCACCGCCCCCTACCTCACCGTCGCGCGGTCCCGAGGCGTGTCGGAACGCGCCCTGGTGTGGCGCTACGCCATGGCCAACTCGTCCATCCCCGTCCTCACCGCGCTGGGCACGCGCTTCGCGTCCATGCTCAACGGCGTGGTCGTCGTGGAGGTCGTGTTCGCCTGGCCGGGGGTCGGCTCGCTGGTGGTCCGCGCCCTGGAGACGCGCGACTACCCGCTGATCCAGGCCACCGTGCTCGTCACCGCGGCGCTCGCCGTCGCCGTCCAGCTCCTCGTCGACCTCGCCTACCCGCTGCTCGACCCGCGGGTGCGCCTCGGGAAGAAGGTGTCCGCGTGA